A stretch of Aureispira sp. CCB-E DNA encodes these proteins:
- a CDS encoding ARPP-1 family domain-containing protein, with translation MKTCFHYSFFIFLSYLFCQCDSPNNTENTNFSASTIETKVSKKEDTSPFLVPIHNIASAKYENLQIFILKNQTDADNMTYVPLQKAMDKKWVEIIETSNVNELAITNHSNKTIFIHAGDIVKGGKQDRTLAYDLVVAPNVNQEKITSFCVESDRWHQRGDEAVTGFASNKNMLTSRSLKIASKEANNQTYVWASVSEQQEKLNTTIRAHYSLNIDVKDKTSATSLDLTLENKQLQELKQSYKTHFKTLDLQEATGYACAINGEVYYVDIYNNQQLFSNLWSKLLDALIVEAIADLDTTSTLTTTHLSTETLMQILNKNIDATSQIKTLNSRTEWHSKEDSTKIIFTSLDKGNSAKWVHQNLIFRNAHAMATPISQPQHFYNNQIQSLDMRLNTN, from the coding sequence ATGAAAACATGCTTTCATTATTCGTTCTTCATCTTTTTATCTTATCTTTTTTGCCAATGTGACTCTCCTAATAATACAGAGAATACCAATTTTTCGGCTTCAACCATTGAAACAAAAGTTTCAAAAAAAGAAGATACTTCTCCTTTTTTAGTGCCCATTCATAACATAGCTTCTGCCAAGTATGAAAACTTGCAGATTTTCATACTAAAAAACCAAACCGATGCAGATAATATGACCTATGTTCCTTTGCAAAAAGCAATGGACAAAAAATGGGTAGAAATTATAGAGACATCGAACGTGAATGAATTAGCCATTACCAACCACAGCAACAAAACGATTTTCATTCATGCTGGTGATATTGTAAAAGGAGGAAAGCAAGATAGAACGCTGGCCTATGATTTGGTAGTCGCACCTAATGTAAATCAAGAAAAAATAACCAGCTTTTGTGTAGAATCTGACCGTTGGCACCAACGAGGTGATGAAGCAGTGACAGGTTTTGCTTCTAATAAAAATATGCTGACATCTAGAAGTTTAAAAATTGCTTCTAAAGAAGCCAATAATCAGACCTATGTTTGGGCTAGTGTATCAGAACAACAGGAAAAATTAAATACTACGATTCGTGCTCATTATTCGCTCAACATAGATGTCAAAGATAAAACATCGGCTACAAGTTTGGATTTAACTCTTGAAAACAAACAACTTCAAGAATTAAAACAATCGTATAAAACACACTTTAAAACTTTAGACTTGCAAGAAGCAACAGGCTATGCTTGTGCCATCAATGGTGAGGTTTATTACGTCGATATTTATAACAATCAACAGTTATTTTCTAACCTATGGAGCAAATTATTAGATGCCTTAATTGTTGAAGCAATTGCCGACTTAGACACAACAAGTACACTTACAACAACTCATTTGTCGACAGAAACATTAATGCAAATTTTAAATAAAAACATTGATGCAACCTCCCAAATTAAAACGTTAAATTCTAGAACAGAATGGCATTCCAAAGAAGATAGTACCAAAATAATCTTCACCTCCCTAGACAAAGGCAATTCTGCTAAATGGGTACATCAAAATTTAATTTTTAGAAATGCTCATGCCATGGCAACGCCAATATCTCAACCGCAGCATTTTTACAACAACCAAATTCAATCTCTAGACATGAGATTAAATACCAATTAA
- a CDS encoding ABC transporter permease — protein sequence MFDIDKWQEIILSLSKHKLRTGLTAFGVFWGIFMLVLLLGAGNGLQNGAEYEFRDDATNSLWIYPRRTSIAHNGLASSRNVEFDNSDYDLLKDKVDGTEYITGRFYLPSELEKMVYNNVRYNFSVRCVHPDHQVLENTLVEEGRYINTMDLKEYRKVAVIGKLVVEEVFPNENPIGKYIQVGGISFQVVGVFSDTGGDDEMRMIYLPITTAQRCFDTKSSINQIMLTTGDASLEEVMALEQEVIQKLAIKHNFDPRDKQALRIRNRVEHFQSIMNLFKMISFFIWVVGVGSIVAGVIGVSNIMLIVVKDRTKEIGIRKALGATPFSVVSMILQEAVLITSVAGYLGMALGIGLIHLIRTMMNTYNIDGGFFRDPQVDVGMVIFATIIVVVAGAIAGLIPALKAAKISPVEAMR from the coding sequence ATGTTTGATATAGATAAATGGCAGGAGATAATTTTATCGTTAAGTAAGCATAAGTTGCGTACTGGATTGACTGCTTTTGGGGTATTCTGGGGAATTTTTATGTTGGTCTTGTTGCTAGGTGCAGGTAATGGTTTGCAAAATGGGGCGGAGTATGAGTTTCGAGATGATGCAACCAATAGTCTTTGGATATACCCTAGAAGAACTTCGATTGCGCACAATGGTTTGGCTAGTAGTCGTAATGTAGAATTTGATAACTCCGATTATGATTTGTTGAAGGATAAAGTAGATGGTACAGAGTATATCACAGGACGTTTTTATTTGCCTTCGGAATTGGAGAAGATGGTTTATAATAATGTACGGTACAATTTCAGTGTGCGTTGTGTGCATCCCGATCACCAAGTTTTGGAAAATACATTGGTAGAAGAAGGACGTTATATTAATACGATGGATTTAAAGGAGTATAGAAAAGTAGCTGTAATTGGGAAATTAGTAGTCGAAGAGGTGTTTCCTAATGAAAATCCAATTGGCAAATACATTCAAGTTGGTGGAATTAGTTTTCAGGTCGTTGGGGTATTTTCGGACACAGGGGGAGACGATGAAATGCGTATGATTTACCTTCCTATTACAACTGCACAACGTTGCTTTGATACCAAAAGTTCTATCAATCAAATCATGCTCACCACTGGAGACGCTAGTTTGGAAGAGGTCATGGCGTTAGAACAGGAGGTGATCCAAAAATTAGCTATTAAACATAATTTTGACCCTAGAGACAAGCAAGCATTACGGATTCGTAATAGAGTGGAACATTTTCAGTCTATTATGAATTTGTTTAAGATGATTAGCTTTTTTATTTGGGTGGTAGGAGTCGGGTCTATCGTTGCGGGAGTAATTGGGGTCAGTAATATTATGTTAATTGTGGTGAAAGACCGAACAAAAGAAATTGGCATTCGCAAAGCATTGGGCGCAACTCCATTCTCTGTAGTGAGTATGATTTTGCAAGAGGCTGTTTTAATTACTAGTGTCGCTGGTTACTTAGGAATGGCTTTGGGGATCGGTTTAATTCATCTGATTCGAACCATGATGAATACCTACAATATTGATGGCGGCTTTTTTAGAGATCCACAAGTGGATGTAGGGATGGTGATTTTTGCTACTATTATTGTTGTGGTAGCAGGGGCAATTGCTGGTTTAATACCTGCTCTAAAGGCGGCTAAAATTAGTCCTGTAGAAGCCATGCGTTAA
- a CDS encoding cation diffusion facilitator family transporter: MNNRLITTQRITLLVGVILLVIKFSAYFLTHSNTILTDALESIVNVVAGGFGLFSLYISALPKDENHPYGHGKIEFVSAAVEGVLIALAGIIILLKSLYNLQYPIPIHDVDTGIWITAIAGLINYLLGAYVEQQGKKASSMVLIASGKHLKSDGYSTLGMILGLATILITNWLWLDSIIAIIFGFIILKTGIDVIKSSMAGIMDEVDYPLVEAIVQILDQNRHSDWIDVHNLRVIKYGTALHIDCHITIPWFFDTRQAHDEVDRLEELLAANTEKPIEFFIHVDPCIPQSCIICAKKDCPVRQAQWQQNVKWTAENIMLNQKHFLETQQ; encoded by the coding sequence ATGAACAATAGGCTAATCACAACACAACGGATCACCTTACTTGTTGGAGTAATTTTATTAGTTATAAAATTTAGTGCCTACTTTCTAACACACTCAAATACAATTTTGACAGATGCTTTAGAAAGCATTGTTAACGTTGTAGCAGGAGGATTTGGTTTGTTCAGTTTATATATTTCAGCACTTCCAAAAGATGAAAATCACCCATATGGACATGGCAAGATTGAATTTGTTTCTGCTGCAGTAGAAGGCGTTTTAATTGCTTTAGCTGGAATTATTATTTTACTAAAGTCACTTTACAACTTACAATATCCCATTCCTATTCACGACGTTGACACAGGAATTTGGATTACTGCGATTGCAGGACTAATCAATTATTTATTGGGCGCTTATGTTGAACAACAAGGCAAAAAAGCCAGTTCAATGGTCTTGATAGCAAGCGGGAAGCACTTAAAATCAGATGGTTACTCTACCTTAGGGATGATTTTAGGCTTGGCAACCATTTTAATTACCAATTGGCTTTGGTTGGATTCTATTATTGCGATTATATTTGGATTTATTATCTTAAAAACAGGAATTGATGTCATTAAATCATCCATGGCAGGTATTATGGACGAAGTAGATTATCCCTTGGTAGAAGCCATTGTTCAAATTCTAGATCAAAACAGGCACTCCGATTGGATTGATGTACACAATTTACGAGTCATCAAATACGGTACAGCATTACACATCGATTGCCACATCACAATTCCTTGGTTTTTTGACACACGCCAAGCACACGACGAAGTTGATAGATTGGAAGAATTATTAGCTGCAAACACTGAAAAACCCATTGAATTTTTCATTCACGTAGATCCCTGTATACCACAATCTTGTATCATCTGCGCCAAAAAAGACTGCCCTGTTCGACAAGCCCAGTGGCAACAAAATGTTAAATGGACCGCCGAAAATATTATGCTCAACCAAAAACATTTTTTAGAAACACAACAATAA